The DNA window GGGAGTGGTCGGCTGCTCGGGTGGTTGCGCCAGCCGTGCCTGTTCCAGGTCCGCGGCGAAGTCCGCGGCCCCGGGGTAGCGGTCGGCGGGATTCTTCGCCAGCGCCCGGGCGAGAACGGCGTTGAACGGGGTGGGGACGTCGGCGCGCGGGACCGGCGGGACGGCGGCGGTGAGGACACGCTGCATGTACTCGCGTGGCGGCACCATCGTGCCGTCCCCGCTGGCGTACGGTGTCCGGCCGGCCAGCAGGGTCCACAGGGTGGAGGCGAGCTGGTACACGTCGGAGGACGCCGATCCCGGCTCGCCGCGCAGCACCTCCGGCGGGGCGTGGAGCATGGCCTCGGAACCCTGCAGGATCTGCGGCGGTGGGCTCCCCGGCGCGTCCACCGTCCCGAAGTCGGTCAGCACCGCGGTGGTGCCGGTACGCAGGATGTTCCCGGGCACGACCTCGTTGTGCAGCAGGTGCTGGTTGTGCAGCGCCGCCAGGGCGGAGGCGACCGCCCGGCCCACCGCCGCGGCCTCCCGCAGGCCCCGTCGTCCTTCCCTGCCCAGGATCTGGGCGTAGGAACCGTCCGGACAGAACGGCATGACGATGTAGGGTTCGCCGCCCGCGGTGCGGCCCGCGTCGAGGAGCGGCACCACACCGGGGGCGCCTCCCAGGTCCCGCAGGGCGGCCAGTTCGGTGAAACCGGCGGCGTCGCCCATTACCTTCAGCGCTACCGCCGCGTCGGTGCTGGTGCGAACCGCTCGGTAGATCTGGGCGTTGCGGCCGCGGTAGGCCACAGTCAGGGAATGAATCCCCGCGATTCCGCCGGCCGCGTTCTCCGGACCGGACATGCCCGTCCCCCCGTTGTGACGTGTCGTTGTGTGTGGCATGCGGCTGACGGCGGGCCGGGCCGTCTGGTTTCCCCCGAGCGGAGGAGGGAACGGCCCGGCCCGCCGTCAGCCGCCCATGCCGCCCCGGCCGGGAAGTTGCGGACCCCCGCCCTGCTGGGGGTTCTCGCGCTGCTCGTTGATCTCCTGCTGCTTCTGGAACGCCTCCGCGACCGTGATGGCGCCGCAGATGACCCCGGTGAGGATGAGGCCGGCGATCACGGAGGGCCAGACTCGTTGGCGGCGTCGCCAGTAGCGGCTGGAACCGTACAGCAGCGCGGCACGCAGCTGCCGGCGGCGCAGCGCGTCGGCCTGCAGGACGTACTGCTCAGCGTTGGGGGTGAACTGGAAAGCTTCCGGCATCGCCGGTGCTTCGGGGGTCTGGCTGGCCGGGGTGGTGCTGTCGGTGGATGGTGGCACGGTGGCTGGTGTCTACTCGAAGAGTCCGTTGAGGTGCCTGCTGAGTTTGGAGTAGTTGTTCGCGGCGCCGTCCGTGGCGTCGATGACTTTGGCGAAGGCGGCGTTCACCGCGTTGAACTGGTTGTCGAACTCATTGGCCTTCGCCTTGAATTCCTCGCTTCCGGAACCCTCCCATTTGTTCACGGTGCTTTCCGACTGTTCCTTGATCTGGTTCATGATGGCCTGGAAACGGCCCAGATGGCCGCGCTGCTCCTCGGAGAGCTCCTGCAGCCCGCCGACGTTCCCGTATACCTCGAATCCCGATCCGTTCCCCACTGTGTTCCCTTCCTCGCCGCTGGCTCGTGTCGGGGGCGGTCCTCTCTCCCGCTAACCGTTGACGGGACGGGCGAGACCGCCGGCTTCCTTCCCCGCACCGCCGAAGTCGTCACTGGACTCGCTGTCCACCCAATTGAACTGTTTCTGTCCTTCGTTGAGCTTGATTCCGTTGTTCGAGCACCAGGTCATGAGCTCGTCGAAACGCGCGGTCAGCTCGTTGCGCGCCTCCCGGAACCGTTGCAGGGCGTTTCCCTGCAGCGAGCTGGCGTCCTTGTCCATGTCCTGGATGAGGCTGTTCAGCTGCGCGTACAGTCCCTCGGTCTCGACACCGAGTCCCTCACCGCCCTTGCTCAGGGCGTCGGACTGGGTGAGGCCGGCGTGTTCGGCCATGATCCTCCCTTTCGCGCGGTGGAATTCCGGTACGTATCCGGTCTGCGGTTCTGCAGGGTGAAACCGGCCGTCAGAACCTCTCGGTGGATAATAGGTCAGACCGGAGAATTAGTAACACTAATAATACTGTGATAACGGGTCAAAGAGGACAGTTTCCAGCCGGGGAGCGAAATGTGGCCGAATTCGGCCACCGGTTCAACTCGCCAGTGACTGCACGAGGTCGAACAGGCCCATCGCCCACGCGGTGGCCGCGCACAGGGCGATGACGACCGCGATCTCCACCCCGTTGAGGACGCGGCGCAGCGACGCGCGCGGAACCTCGGCCAGCCGGACCCAGCTCACCACCGCCAACGCGGCTCCGGTGGCCAGCGCGATGGTGGGGAGCCACGGAGCGATCGGCGGGAACATGTCCAGGGAGGCCACAGCGGTGTAACCGAGACCCAGCACCCCCGCCAGGCGCAGCGGAAGGACGTGGCTCACCCGGTCGAACAGGCGGGAGCGCAGCACCAGCAGCAACGACACGAGAGCCGCCATCAGGGCGTCCTGCGGACGGCCGCCGATCCCCACCAGAAGCGCGACGGCCGCCGCGGCGCTGGCGGTACTACCCACGACGAAGCCGAGCAGAAGCCGGTCGCTGCTGGTGAAGTTCTCCTCGAACCGTCGCGTGCCGACCTGACCCGCGTGGCGCACCTCGTAGTCGAGCCCGGACAGTCCCCCCATGGCGAGTGCCGTACGCGGCAGCGCACCGACACCGAGTGCGAGGAGGAGGGCCAGGGACCGCACCCCCTGCGCGGCGTCGACAACCACCCCGACCCCGCACAGCACGCCACCGGCAGCGGTGGTCACCCCGAGGGCGGCGAGGTAGGGCAACCCCAGCTCGTCGACCCACCACCCGATGGTGGCGATGAGCAGCGCACCGGCGCAGGCGAACGCCGCCGGGATCAGCGGGTCGGGTTCGTTGGTCACCACGAGCACGGTGAGCGCCGCCATGGCCGCCCCCCACGCGCAGGCGGCGGCGAACAGCACGTGGGCGACGGCGGTCATGCTGCGGCGGGAGGCGAGTACCATCAGCGCCAGGCAGAACAGTGAACCGCCAGCCGCCACGGCGAGGTTGCCGGGGTGCGGGTGAAGGTAGCTCATGACCCCCAGCACCGCGAGCGGGCCGAGCCCTCCCGCCAGGAGCCCGAAGGCCAGCGTCGTGGCGGAGCCCCAGATGCGGCTGTTCTCGTCGACACGGTCCTCCACCGCCCCCCGCACGTCGTCGACGTGGGACGGGCGCGTGCGCGGGGGCTCCTTGCTCAGCAGCAGGACGGTACCGTCGGCGACTCCGGCCTTCTCCAGCGAGTCCTCGAGGGGGATGGCCGTCCCCTCCGAGGTCGCGAGTGTCCATCCCGCGGCCTGTGTGCCCTCCGCCTCCGGGGAGCACGCCCGGATGATCTGGGGGAGGAGGGAGGCCACGGGAACCGCGTCCGGGAGTGCCAGGTCAGCCCAACGTTGCGGACCAGTGACGGTTACCTGGCAGTATCCACGCACGGCGGTCGTGTCCTTTACCGGGTCGGTTGCAGGGGGCGCCTCCGCCGAAATCCGCAGGTGGCCGACGTCGGCCACCGAATTGGGAGGTTCCGGGGTGTTGCGGGATCATTACTCTAGCAATCGCCTAACTCTGGGTTCCCCAGGCACACGAAAGAGTTCGTCTTGGCGACAACGCTCGTACACCGCCCACCACGCCGCTCCGTTCCCGACCCCGGGGAAGAGCCGCTGGTCATCGCCCCACCGCCGCAGCTGCCGGACAACCCTCCCGCCAGCAGCTCCTCGGCGATGATCATGATGCCGATCATCAGCGGCTCCGGGTCCCTGCTGATGACGATCACCATGGGGAACAGGCCGCTGATGGCCGCGGGCAGCATGATGGTGATGCTCGCCAGCGTCGCGGTCGGGGTTGTGATGTTCGTCTCCCAACGCAACGGACCGCGTAAACGCATCCGGGAGCAGCGGGAACGGTACCTGGACTACCTCGACCAGGTGCGCGAGACCGTGCGGGACGTCGCAGCGAAGCAGCGGCGCGGGAGCGCGTTCCGCCATCCGGCCCCGCGGCTGTTGACCGAGCTGGCGCGCCTCCCGGCCCGGCGCTGGGAACGGCGCACCGCGGACCCGGACTTCCTGATGCTGCGCGCGGGAACCGGGGTGCGCCCCCTCGCCCGGCCGCTGAGCCTGAAGGTGGACACGTCCTCCCCACTGATCGTCTACGACCCGGTCTGCCAGGGATTCGCGGACCAGATCGTGGAACTCTACGCCAACGTCGCCGAGGAGCCCCTCGTCGTCCCCCTGCG is part of the Haloactinospora alba genome and encodes:
- the eccD gene encoding type VII secretion integral membrane protein EccD, with protein sequence MRGYCQVTVTGPQRWADLALPDAVPVASLLPQIIRACSPEAEGTQAAGWTLATSEGTAIPLEDSLEKAGVADGTVLLLSKEPPRTRPSHVDDVRGAVEDRVDENSRIWGSATTLAFGLLAGGLGPLAVLGVMSYLHPHPGNLAVAAGGSLFCLALMVLASRRSMTAVAHVLFAAACAWGAAMAALTVLVVTNEPDPLIPAAFACAGALLIATIGWWVDELGLPYLAALGVTTAAGGVLCGVGVVVDAAQGVRSLALLLALGVGALPRTALAMGGLSGLDYEVRHAGQVGTRRFEENFTSSDRLLLGFVVGSTASAAAAVALLVGIGGRPQDALMAALVSLLLVLRSRLFDRVSHVLPLRLAGVLGLGYTAVASLDMFPPIAPWLPTIALATGAALAVVSWVRLAEVPRASLRRVLNGVEIAVVIALCAATAWAMGLFDLVQSLAS
- a CDS encoding WXG100 family type VII secretion target, with translation MGNGSGFEVYGNVGGLQELSEEQRGHLGRFQAIMNQIKEQSESTVNKWEGSGSEEFKAKANEFDNQFNAVNAAFAKVIDATDGAANNYSKLSRHLNGLFE